ACTGACGCTAAAGAGACTTTTACTTTCCCTATTGATTGTAAGTTCATCTCAATATACGATACAATTTCTTTCGCAACTACAATTTGGGCACGATTTTCTTGCAGCAAAATATCACCACATTTTTCTCTTGTTAAACCAAGAGACATAAATGTACCTAATATTTGCCTATGTTCTAGCGTATAAAACTTGGAAGGATAGTCAATTTCTAATACTTCTACTTGAAATTCTTCTTCATTTAATTCTAGATAGTCTGGATAAATAAGTGCTCTTTTACGCTCTGCATTAGGCGTTGCACCACCAAATTGTACAGCAACATCACCTTGTCCTATTACCATAGAAACAATTTGTTGTTGCCTAGGATCAAGAAAATCCGTTAACTTCACTTGATGGTACTCCGCCGCTCGCTTCCACTCTAGCACTTTATCCACAAAGACCTCCTCATCAGGCCTAAAATGTTCGTAGATGCTCATGTATTCACCTTCTTACTATAAGAAATAGCTTAATAAACTGAACAAACCAGTTTTAGCAAGTTTCAACGCAAAGATCGCAACGATTGGAGAAATATCAATCATTCCAAGCGGCGGAATAAAGCGGCGGAATGGTTCTAAATACGGTTCACAAATACGTGCCAGGAACTCTCCAAAAGATGATTCCTTTGCACCAGGAAACCATGATAGGAGAATGTAAATAATAAGTGCCCACGAGTAAATCTCGATAGCATAACTTAACACTATAAAAACTGTTGTCATGGCGTATTACCACCTCTTTATATTTGTTTCTTCTTCTTCACCGAATAACTCTGAAATCGCACCAACAATATCTACATTTTCAGGTGTACACATAAATGTTTTCGGCCCTATTTTTTGAATGTCCCCGCCTATAGCGTATACAGTACCACTTAAAAAGTCAACGATACGTACCGCTTGATCAGTAGACATTCTCTGCAAATTAATTACAACAGCTCGTCTACCTTTTAAGTGGTCCGCAATCCCTTGTGCTTCCGAATATGTGCGTGGTTCTAATAAAACAACTTTTGAAGATTGTTTTGCTGTTTCAATACTCACAACATTTTGCTTCGGTTGCGCTTTCGGAAACGTAACGTCTTGTTGTTCTGGTGGATCTTGCTGCTTTTTCATGTCTGTTTGCTCCTTTTCATAACCATATTGAGCTGCTTCTTTTTCTTCCGGTGTATCAAAAAAGAAGTATTTTACTTTTGACCAACTCATAATAAGATTCTCCTTCCTTTTACGCTTTTCCTACTAAAATCGTTCCCAAACGAATATATGTAGCCCCTTCTTCAATTGCAATTGTGTAATCGTTGGACATTCCCATTGATAATTCTTTACATGGCGCATGTAATAACTCTAGCTCCTGCACCTCTGTTTGCAGCATACGTAATTCCTTAAAACAGCGTCTGATTTCTTCCTCTTCTTCTGTAAATGGAGCCATCGTCATTAGTCCAACCACTTCAATTTTATCGAATTCTTGCAAACTTTGAATAAAAGAAACAACCTCTTCTATTGCCAATCCTTGCTTCGATTCTTCAGATGAGGTTTTCACTTGAATAAAGCATTTCACTTTCTTATCAGCACGTTTCTGAATTTCTTTCGCCAGCGAAAGACGATCTAACGAATGTAAATAATCAATTTCATTAATGATTTCTTTTACTTTTCTCGTTTGTAATGAGCCAATAAAGTGCCAATTAACTTTTGAACCGAAATGCTCGTATTTCTGTAAGAAACCTTCATTTCTATTTTCACCTAAATCGATAATTCCAGCTTCAATTACTTCGTTTGTTTTTTCAATCCCTACAGTTTTTGTAACTGCAACAAGTTTAATATCTTGCAACGAACGTCCAGCTCGAGCGCAAGATTCTTTAATAGCTTCATTTACAATTACTAAATTTTCTTGTACTGTCACTTGCTTCCTTCCTCCTTAAAACCTATGAAACTCAACATTCTTCCTGTCTTACCTTGATCACGACGATGAGAGAAAAATAGTTGCTCTTCACAGCTTGTACAAAGAGATGACATTACAATATGCTCTTCTTTTATGCCTGCTTGTACACATAATATACGATTAATTTCTTTTAAATTAATTGCGTACTGCCCGTCAGAAATTTTTTGATGAGGAACAGCACCGCTAACTACTTCCTGTGCTGCTGTTAATACACGATCATCCACAACATAACAACAAGATCCGATCGACGGCCCAATTGCAACATGAATTTCATCACTTGAAATACCTTGTGCATTCCACTTTTGAATCATTTCCTTTGCAATCTCTTGTACAGTGCCTTTCCATCCAGCATGCGCAAGTCCTATCATACCATGTGATGGTGCATAAAAATAGAGCGGAACACAATCCGCGTAACAAGACGTTAACAGAACATCTTCATTACTCGTATAAATGCCATCTGTTTTTGAAATGCCGTCCTCATATGAATAGACACCACTTCCCTTTTCCTGTTGCCCTACTTTTTCAACATGATGAGCATGAACTTGTTCAGAGCAAATCCAGTTTTCTAATGGTTTTTGTAACTTATTTGCTAAAATGCGTCTGTTTTCATGAACGTTCTCCACGATATCATTCACATGTAATCCTAAATTCATCGCATGAAAGGAGCCCGTACTTATCCCACCATCTTTTGTCGTAAATCCAGCAGTAATGTTTCCAAGTTCTTTCCACGCTTGTAAATACAGTATACCGTCCACATATTTAAATGGTTCTCTCATAATAAAGCGGCTCCTTTTAATTAAAATAACAGAAAAAAGCATGGTACTTCCTGTCTATTTTACCATACTTTTATTTTTTCATAATCCTAACAGAAAAAAAAGAGGAATTTGTAATATTCTTTATGAAATTGTCGGTGTTTGTATTGATTCTGTTACAGAATTAACAGGATTTACTCTTACAAGTATGACATCTTCCCCAATTTTCACAATTTCCTTCCAAGGAATTACAATCTCAACATCTTTTCCAAAAATACCTAGCATACGTGTCTGTTTGGAAATAATAACAGAACAAATTTTCCCTGTGTTCATATCAATTTCAATATCTCCAATATTCCCAATCCTTTTTCCATCTGAAATATTTATAACATCCTTCATCTGTAACTCTGAAATTCGTATCACCATTTTTATCCTCTCCCTTATATGACAAATTGGAAACTGTTTCTCATATTTACAGGAAGCCACCTATACGAAACACCATGCTAGTTTCATTATATGAACACTAATCCCCTACTATGAGCACAAACCATATTACATATAAAAAGGTCTCACCATAATTGGTGAGACCTTATCCTTGAATCGTTTTATTCATTTGTTTAATGGCTGACTTCTCTAAACGTGATACTTGCGCTTGGGAAATCCCAATTTCTTCTGCAACTTCCATCTGTGTCTTTCCTTGGAAGAAACGTTTTCTAATAATCATTTTCTCTCTATCATTTAAACGCTTCATTCCTTCTTTCAATGCTAATTCTTCAACCCACTGCTCGTCCTTTTGTTTTTCATCACTTAACTGATCCATAACAAAGATAGGATCTCCCCCATCATTATAAATCGGTTCAAATAATGAAACTGGATCTTGAATCGCATCTAAAGCAAATACTATCTCTTCATGAGTTACTTCTAGCACTTTTGCAATATCCATTGCTGTTGGTTCTTTTGAATTTTCTGCAATCAATTTTTCTCTTACTTGCAAAGCTTTATACGCAATATCTCGCAATGAGCGCGATACGCGAATCGGATTATTATCACGCAAATATCTGCGTATTTCCCCAATAATCATCGGCACAGCATACGTTGAAAATTTTACATTTTGGCCTAAATCAAAATTATCAATTGATTTCATAAGTCCGATGCAACCAACTTGAAATAAATCGTCAACATATTCTCCTCTGTTATTAAATCTTTGGATGACGCTCAGTACAAGACGTAAGTTTCCATTCACTAATTTTTCTCTTGCGCTTATCTCTCCACTTTGCATTTCACGAAATAATTTACGCATCTCTTCATTTTTTAATACTGGAAGTTTAGCTGTATCAACACCGCAAATTTCTACTTTGTTTCTCGTCAAAGTGTTCCCTCCTATCGGGAGTTGCTGTACAGTGTAAAGTATTTCCTTTGAAGGGGATTTTATGCATGTGGTTTTTTCACGATTTATTATTTAAATTATCTTTCCTAATACAACTAAATAGAATAAGACCAGCCTACATAACGGCTGGTCTTATTCTTTACACCATTTTATTAAATTCTTTTCGTAATCTTTTTATAATTCTTTTTTCTAAACGCGAAATGTATGACTGTGAAATCCCAAGCATATCAGCCACATCTTTTTGCGTCTTTTCCTCTCCTCCAGCAAGCCCAAACCGAAGTTCCATAATTTGTTTTTCACGATCATTTAATTGGTGTAATGCTTTCATTAAAAGGTGACGATCTACAGTAGCTTCTAAATCTTTTGTAATAATATCATCATCTGTACCTAACACGTCAGACAATAACAGTTCATTCCCATCCCAATCAATGTTTAGTGGTTCATCAAAAGAAACTTCCGAACGATTTTTGTTATTTCGACGTAAATGCATTAAAATTTCATTTTCTATACAACGCGATGCATATGTTGCTAATTTTATTTTCTTTTCTGGATTAAATGTATTTACCGCTTTAATAAGGCCGATTGTTCCTATACTAATCAAATCTTCAATATTTATCCCTGTATTTTCAAACTTTCTTGCTATATATACAACGAGCCTTAAGTTACGTTCAATAAGTAATGACCTTGCTGCCTGATCTCCTTTTGGCAATTTATTCAAAAGAACTTCCTCTTCTTCTTTTGTTAACGGTGGTGGCAACGCTTCACTTCCACCAATATAATAAATTTCATCGGTCTTAATTCCTAATTTCAGCAATACTTTATACCAAAGGTATACTAAATAAAATTTTAATTTCATCATATTATCCCGCCTCTCATTTATTAAGCGATCACCATTTTTTGCGAAATCAACATTTTTGGATGCACAATACATTGATACTCCCCATTAGTAGACAGCTGTTGTGTATTTAATCCAATTAATACTTTGTTTACAACAATAGAACTACCTTCATGGTCAACTTGCACACTGTCAGGCTTAATTGCCCACAAAAATTGACTCTCTACTCCTACTGCACGGAAAGGAATTAAGCGTAATTTGGTCGCCCAACCAGAATCATTTTCTGGTATTTGAGGAATTTCTGTTTTGGAATAAATTTGTTCTGTTAACCAAGATGGTAAGCAATGTTCTAATGATGAAACATGCATAATCATAACAGGTGTTTTTGTTAATGGGTCATAAAGTTGGTTCCCACTGTCAATAAGACCTGCGAGTTCTAGTTCTTCTTCGGCTAATTGAATTTTTACTTTCACAATTTGATCATAGTGTATTTTCGTGACCTCTACGCTTTCAATACGCTTTTTAGAAAAATAATAAATTACTGGAAAACCAAAAATAACAAATAACCAACTAATTGGATCACCGTAAGAAATTGACTGAGATTGAACCAATCCATTTACCATTTCATTCGTTTGCAAAAAGAAATGAGTTCCAATTAATCCTCCGCCAACCATAAAGGTTACAAAGTAAAAAGTAAAAACAGTTTGTGCATAATTTCTAAATGTCGTAAACCCAAATGCTGTATACACAATAAGTAACGAGTACAGTAGTTTCATAATTGGATGTGTCATCATAGAAGCAAAAGGAGTAAAGGCAAAAATAACAATGGTTGAACCTATAAATGCCCCTAACACAAGCCTCCATCTTTTGATTTTCTTTTTTAACACGGTAGCTGTTAATAAAAGCAAAAGAAAATCAATGCAGGCGTTTAACAACCAAACAACGTCGGCGTAAACAACCAAACAATTCACCTCTTTTTTCAAGTTGAGACTAGTATAATGCATATCCAATAGGAAAGTGTGTCAATTTGCGGAGGTGTTTTTTTGTTATTTTGTGATTTCTAGACATAATCTGTCGGTAAAAAATAAAAGTACAAATTCATAGAATGATATACTCTTATTTTCACAAACAAAATATATTGAAATATACGAAATAAAAAAAGACCTGCTTAGCAGGTCTTTTCCATAAAAAATAAAAAGGAGCATGAAAGCTCCTTTTTTTATCGTCTACGACGGTTACGTAAAAATGCTGGAATATCGATATCATCTGAATCTGAATGACGCTCATGTACAACTGGCTCTTCACGCTTCATTTCACGTTTTACTTCACGCTGTTTTGAAGGTTGAGCTACTGGTTGTTGCTGTTGTTGCGTGTGGTTCGCATTCGGACGAATAATTGGTTTTGGTGGTTGAGTTGCAATGCTATCATCAAAACCAGTTGCAATTACAGTTACAACGATATCATCTTTTAATCCTTCGTTAATAACAGAACCGAAGATCATATTTACTTCTGGATCTGAAGCTGAAGCTACGATGTCTGCCGCTTCTTGTACTTCATATAAGCTTAAGTTAGCACCACCCGTAATGTTCATGATAACACCTTGAGCTCCATCAATAGATGTTTCTAGTAATGGGCTAGAAATTGCTTTTTTCGCAGCTTCTGCAGCACGATTTTCCCCATTACCAGAACCAATACCCATTAAAGCAGAACCTCTATTAGACATAATTGTCTTTACGTCTGCAAAGTCTAAGTTAATTAAACCTGGCGTTGCAATTAAATCCGAAATACCTTGAACACCTTGACGTAATACGTTATCAGCTTCACGGAATGCTTCTAACATTGGCGTATTTTTATCAACAATCTCTAATAAGCGATCGTTTGGAATTACAATAAGAGTATCTACATTTTCTTTAAATGCTGCAATACCAGATGCTGCTTGCGTCGCACGCTTACGTCCTTCAAAAGTAAATGGACGTGTTACAACACCTACTGTTAAAGCACCTAATTCTTTTGCAACTTGAGCAACAACTGGAGCTGCACCAGTTCCAGTTCCACCGCCCATACCGGCAGTTACGAAGACCATATCCGCACCACGAAGTGCTTCTTGGATCTGTTCTTTACTTTCTTCTGCAGCTTTTTTCCCTACTTCAGGGTTTGCGCCTGCACCAAGTCCACGCGTTAATTTTCCACCAATTTGCATTTTTGTTTCAGCTTTTGATAGATTTAATGCTTGTGCATCAGTGTTCACAGCGATAAAGTCTACACCTTGTACACCGTGTTCAATCATACGGTTTACAGCATTGTTTCCGCCACCGCCGACACCGATAACTTTTATATTCGCTAATTGATCTTGAGTAGTATCAAACTCTAACATGTCGAAATCCCCCTAGAACCTCATTTTTCGTGTCCAATTTTAATCCCATAAATAACGGAATACACGTTTTACTTTTGACATCATGCGGTCATCATTTTGATTATTATTGTTTTGATTACGAGTTTTTTGTTTCGTGGGTTGCTGTTGTACCGGCGTTGGTGCTGGTGCTGGTACTGGTTCAAAATGCTCTTGCTTTTCCTGCACATTTTTCCCACGTAATTTAGCTTTTTGATAAGAATGTTTAATTAATCCAACTCCACTTGTATATTGGGGCTCACGCACACCAATATAATCAGGAGTTGCTACACGAACATTTTCATGTAAAATATCATATGCAAGATCAAGAACACCTGGCATAGAAGCAATTCCGCCAGTTAGTACATAACCAGAAGCCACTTGCTTTACTCCTAACTTACGCACTTCATCTTGAACAAACATTAAAATTTCCTCTACACGAGCCTCTATTATATCCGATAATTCCAACTGAGAATATTGTTCTGTTTGATCACTTCCCATAATAGGAACCGTAAACATCTCTTCTTCAGATGCTGTATCATAAAAAGCATGTCCATATTTCAACTTAATTTGATCTGCATTTTCTGTTGAAGTTTTCAACCCAATCGCAATATCTTTCGTTATATGGTCTCCACCTAATGGTAATACGCTTGTCGCTTGTAACTCTCCATCTTTAAAAATAGATAAAGTTGTAGATCCTCCCCCCATATCAACAAGGGCTACTCCTCTATTTTTTTCATCTGAAGATATTGCAACTGTTGCAGCCGCTAAAGGTTGAAGACAAATATCAACAATTTCAAGACCTGCTTTTTCTACACAACGAAGTAGGTTATGTAGTAAAGTTCTCGAGCCTGTAATAAGTGTACCTTCCATTTCTAATCTTACACCGATCATCCCGCGTGGATCGTTAATCTCGTCAAGACCGTCTACGATGAACTGTCGAGGTACCACATCAATAAACTCACGTTCTGGAGCAATTGACACAACTTGTGCTGCATCTAGAACGCGTAAGACATCTTCATTCCCGATTTCACGATCTTCATTTGAAACAGCGACTACTCCGTGACAAGGAAGTAGCTGTACCTGGTTTGCATTGACACCTACTACAACTTGCTCAATGTGGATCCCCACCATGCGCTCAGCTTGTTCAATTGCTTTTTTAATTGATCGAACAGTCTCGTCTATATCAACTATCGATCCCTTCTTTAAACCATTTGATTTTACATTTCCAACACCAATAATGTTTAAGCTGTCATTAACCATTTCACCAATGATGACTTTAACATTGGATGTACCGATGTCAAGACTAACATATATTTCATTGCTGTTCATTCTTTGGCACCTCCTTCTTTATTTATACCATACAACTCAATATATGGAACAACAATCGCAACTTTACTATTTATAAGAAAAATATTCAACGTCTTTATACGTTTCCCTTTTTTAACCCTATATTTTTCTTATTTTTATTTAGCATTCAATTAAGAATATCGCAGTAAACTATGAATAACTGCTTATCTTGAAATAATTCTATTTCGAGTGTAAAGTTTACCGCCAAGTATAAGTCTACACTAAGATGTACTCATAGAAAAGTGAAACTTGTACCAATACTAGTATGAATCTAAGAATTTTTACATATTTTTCATCAAATGAACCATTCTTCTAAATTCGTATACACATAATAGAACATTCGTTTCGTTTTTTCTGCTATAAGTAACGAAAACTACCATTCTATTCTTTTTTTTCTTCCGCACCTAATTCTTTCGTATATGCACCTACTTCTAAGTCAATTAATACCTTCTTACCTGGCTCAATTGTTTTTAAAATAAGCGGATAGGCTTCCATACGTTTTGCGAAATTTTGAATTGTAGTGCTCACTTCATAACCTTCATTCATATATAAAGTAAGATGATCTTCATTCGCATTCGTTGGTGAATAGCGAATCTCCGAAATAGATTTTAAAATAGCTGGTGTTAATTTTTCTAGTTCAGCGATTAACTCCTTCATTTTCTCTTCTTTAAAAGGTTCGAAAATCGGTGCTGCAACAGGAAGTTTTCCATTAGGTAGTACATCAAGCGTTTTTCCATTCTCTAATAACGGTTGTAATTTTCCCTCTTTATTTATATAACCAATCGTTAAATATTCTTCGATATGAATATCAATATTGTTTGGAAAACGTTTTTTTACATTTACTGCTTTAATTTCTTTTCGCTTCGTTAAGTTTTCTTCAGCTTTATGTGCTGTCACTCGGAAATAACTTGTATCATATGTCACGCCTGAATCCTTCATTACTTGTTCATCCGTCATATAGTGATTTCCAAACACACTAATCTTTTTTATATTACTAAGCGGAGACCGAAAATAAATTAAAAAGAGCACTAATAAAAATAAAATTGATATGTATAAAATCAATCGATGATTAACATTTTTTTTGTTTTTTTTCTTTTGATTTTTCAATTTTGGTACACGATCTTGTAGTTTAATCACTTTACTATTATTCATGTACGATCCCCCTATGTAACATAAAGAACGGCATGTTCCTCATGCCGTTCTTATCTTCTTATTATAACATAAATGATAATGAGCGGAACGAATAACCGTTATCTTCCAATGATTTCTACTTCTGTGTGCATATCTACATCAAATTTATCCTTAATTGTATGTTTTATTAATTCAATTAAAGACAATACATCTTGCGCTGAAGCTCCCCCAGTATTAACAATAAAATTGCCATGCATTTCAGAAATTTGAGCTCCACCAATCCTATAGCCACGAAGCCCTGCTTTTTCTACTAAATCTCCTGCAAAATGTGGGATTGGATTCCGAAATACACTTCCTGCACACGGGTGATTCCATGGTTGCGTTTCACGGCGGTAATCTTTATTATTTTGCATGCTACGTACAATTTCTTCACGTTTCCCCGCCTGTAATTGAAACACCGCCTCTAAAACAATACCAGGACGTTTCGTTTGCAATACAGATGCCCGATAAGAAAACTCCAGTTCTTTATTCGTTAACCAGTCAATTGCACCGTCTTCAAACAGAATGAGAGCCTTCGATAATACACTCGATATATCCGATTTATGTGCACCTGCATTCATATATACTGCACCACCGACACTTCCTGGAATACCGCTTGCAAACTCCAATCCAGCTAACCCTTGACGACTAAGTAAAGTTGACAATTTAATAAGAGGATATCCACTACCAACTCTTACCTTATGTTTTTCGACCTCTAAGTGATCTAATCCTTCTCCTAAACGAATAACAACACCTTCTATGCCTTGATCAGATACAAGAAGGTTTGAACCGCGACCAATTACAGTCCACTTCGTTTTGTATTGCTTTACTAACTGTAATGTTTTTTCAATACCTGCTACATGCTTTGGCACAATTAAAATATCCGCTGGGCCACCTATTTTCATAGTTGTATAACGTGCTAACGGCTCGTTAACCAAAACACGACCAACGTCTGCTTCTATAAGCTCATTTACTAATTGTTCCATAGATAATCTCCCCCATATTAAGTCTCCTTATGACAATAATATGCAGGGCGTTCACCTAACGTTATCCCTCTATTTACGGGCAGTACAGCTCCTAAATCAAAATTAGGTGATAACAAAGAAATTAGGCGGAATGAGGATACCAGTAAACATCCGATTAGTGAAAGGTAATAATCAAAGAGAGAGAATCACTCCCCACTGATTAAAGCCTCACTTTATTTTTTTACAAGTTTATTCATTACTTCATACAGCTTATTTGCTGCATCTGGAATACCTAGTTGCTTAGCAGCTAGCTTCATATTTTGTAATGTTTGTGTATCTAATAAAATCTCATCAATATCACGAATAAGCGTTTCAGCTGTTAAATCTTTTTCAAGTAACATTTTTGCCGCTCCTTTATCAACAACTGAACGTGCATTCTTTTCCTGATGATTATTTGTTACATACGGACTCGGTATTAACACACTTGGTTTTCCTAACGCTGTTAATTCTGCAAGTGTTGTTGCCCCAGCCCTTGAAACAACAAGGTCTACACCAGTTAGTACCTCTGGCATATTATGAATGAACGGCTTAATAATAACATTGCTTGGGTTCCCTTTTTGCTTCACGGCTTCCATCACTTTGTCATAATGTACTTCACCTGTTACATATAGTATTTCGTAGCTTTTGTTCCCAAACTGTTCAATTGCTTCAACGAAGGCATCGTTAATCGGTCTAGCCCCACGACTTCCACCAAATATAAGTACAGACTTTTTAGGAAGAGAAAGCCCAACTGAACGTTTCCCCTTCATTCCATTTTGTTCCATTACCTCTGATGCTCGTGGATTACCTGTCATTACCACTTTTGACTCCGGAAAATGCTCTATAGCTGCTTCAAAACAAACAGCAACTTTATCAACATAACGGCTTAAAAACTTGTTCGTTACACCTGGTACACTATTTTGTTCATGTACAATAGTTGGAATACCTAATTTGGCTGCAGCGTATACAACTGGTCCACATACATATCCACCCGTTCCAATTACGATATCCGGATTAAAACGACGAATATATCGTTTACTATCCTGTACACCTTTTAGAAAACGCATTACTGTTTTCACAT
This DNA window, taken from Bacillus cereus ATCC 14579, encodes the following:
- the pgeF gene encoding peptidoglycan editing factor PgeF produces the protein MREPFKYVDGILYLQAWKELGNITAGFTTKDGGISTGSFHAMNLGLHVNDIVENVHENRRILANKLQKPLENWICSEQVHAHHVEKVGQQEKGSGVYSYEDGISKTDGIYTSNEDVLLTSCYADCVPLYFYAPSHGMIGLAHAGWKGTVQEIAKEMIQKWNAQGISSDEIHVAIGPSIGSCCYVVDDRVLTAAQEVVSGAVPHQKISDGQYAINLKEINRILCVQAGIKEEHIVMSSLCTSCEEQLFFSHRRDQGKTGRMLSFIGFKEEGSK
- the ftsZ gene encoding cell division protein FtsZ — translated: MLEFDTTQDQLANIKVIGVGGGGNNAVNRMIEHGVQGVDFIAVNTDAQALNLSKAETKMQIGGKLTRGLGAGANPEVGKKAAEESKEQIQEALRGADMVFVTAGMGGGTGTGAAPVVAQVAKELGALTVGVVTRPFTFEGRKRATQAASGIAAFKENVDTLIVIPNDRLLEIVDKNTPMLEAFREADNVLRQGVQGISDLIATPGLINLDFADVKTIMSNRGSALMGIGSGNGENRAAEAAKKAISSPLLETSIDGAQGVIMNITGGANLSLYEVQEAADIVASASDPEVNMIFGSVINEGLKDDIVVTVIATGFDDSIATQPPKPIIRPNANHTQQQQQPVAQPSKQREVKREMKREEPVVHERHSDSDDIDIPAFLRNRRRR
- a CDS encoding cell division protein SepF, translating into MSWSKVKYFFFDTPEEKEAAQYGYEKEQTDMKKQQDPPEQQDVTFPKAQPKQNVVSIETAKQSSKVVLLEPRTYSEAQGIADHLKGRRAVVINLQRMSTDQAVRIVDFLSGTVYAIGGDIQKIGPKTFMCTPENVDIVGAISELFGEEEETNIKRW
- a CDS encoding YlmC/YmxH family sporulation protein; the protein is MVIRISELQMKDVINISDGKRIGNIGDIEIDMNTGKICSVIISKQTRMLGIFGKDVEIVIPWKEIVKIGEDVILVRVNPVNSVTESIQTPTIS
- a CDS encoding RNA-binding protein; translated protein: MSIYEHFRPDEEVFVDKVLEWKRAAEYHQVKLTDFLDPRQQQIVSMVIGQGDVAVQFGGATPNAERKRALIYPDYLELNEEEFQVEVLEIDYPSKFYTLEHRQILGTFMSLGLTREKCGDILLQENRAQIVVAKEIVSYIEMNLQSIGKVKVSLASVQGEQILQIDETWGEKSGTVSSLRLDVMLAEMLHLSRQKVQPFIKNGLVKVNWKTVEQTSYECYPGDVFSVRGYGRSKLFSVEGRTKRDKWRILYGILK
- the divIB gene encoding cell division protein DivIB is translated as MNNSKVIKLQDRVPKLKNQKKKNKKNVNHRLILYISILFLLVLFLIYFRSPLSNIKKISVFGNHYMTDEQVMKDSGVTYDTSYFRVTAHKAEENLTKRKEIKAVNVKKRFPNNIDIHIEEYLTIGYINKEGKLQPLLENGKTLDVLPNGKLPVAAPIFEPFKEEKMKELIAELEKLTPAILKSISEIRYSPTNANEDHLTLYMNEGYEVSTTIQNFAKRMEAYPLILKTIEPGKKVLIDLEVGAYTKELGAEEKKE
- the ftsA gene encoding cell division protein FtsA; its protein translation is MNSNEIYVSLDIGTSNVKVIIGEMVNDSLNIIGVGNVKSNGLKKGSIVDIDETVRSIKKAIEQAERMVGIHIEQVVVGVNANQVQLLPCHGVVAVSNEDREIGNEDVLRVLDAAQVVSIAPEREFIDVVPRQFIVDGLDEINDPRGMIGVRLEMEGTLITGSRTLLHNLLRCVEKAGLEIVDICLQPLAAATVAISSDEKNRGVALVDMGGGSTTLSIFKDGELQATSVLPLGGDHITKDIAIGLKTSTENADQIKLKYGHAFYDTASEEEMFTVPIMGSDQTEQYSQLELSDIIEARVEEILMFVQDEVRKLGVKQVASGYVLTGGIASMPGVLDLAYDILHENVRVATPDYIGVREPQYTSGVGLIKHSYQKAKLRGKNVQEKQEHFEPVPAPAPTPVQQQPTKQKTRNQNNNNQNDDRMMSKVKRVFRYLWD
- the sigE gene encoding RNA polymerase sporulation sigma factor SigE; its protein translation is MMKLKFYLVYLWYKVLLKLGIKTDEIYYIGGSEALPPPLTKEEEEVLLNKLPKGDQAARSLLIERNLRLVVYIARKFENTGINIEDLISIGTIGLIKAVNTFNPEKKIKLATYASRCIENEILMHLRRNNKNRSEVSFDEPLNIDWDGNELLLSDVLGTDDDIITKDLEATVDRHLLMKALHQLNDREKQIMELRFGLAGGEEKTQKDVADMLGISQSYISRLEKRIIKRLRKEFNKMV
- a CDS encoding YggS family pyridoxal phosphate-dependent enzyme, whose product is MTVQENLVIVNEAIKESCARAGRSLQDIKLVAVTKTVGIEKTNEVIEAGIIDLGENRNEGFLQKYEHFGSKVNWHFIGSLQTRKVKEIINEIDYLHSLDRLSLAKEIQKRADKKVKCFIQVKTSSEESKQGLAIEEVVSFIQSLQEFDKIEVVGLMTMAPFTEEEEEIRRCFKELRMLQTEVQELELLHAPCKELSMGMSNDYTIAIEEGATYIRLGTILVGKA
- a CDS encoding YggT family protein codes for the protein MTTVFIVLSYAIEIYSWALIIYILLSWFPGAKESSFGEFLARICEPYLEPFRRFIPPLGMIDISPIVAIFALKLAKTGLFSLLSYFL
- the sigG gene encoding RNA polymerase sporulation sigma factor SigG, with translation MTRNKVEICGVDTAKLPVLKNEEMRKLFREMQSGEISAREKLVNGNLRLVLSVIQRFNNRGEYVDDLFQVGCIGLMKSIDNFDLGQNVKFSTYAVPMIIGEIRRYLRDNNPIRVSRSLRDIAYKALQVREKLIAENSKEPTAMDIAKVLEVTHEEIVFALDAIQDPVSLFEPIYNDGGDPIFVMDQLSDEKQKDEQWVEELALKEGMKRLNDREKMIIRKRFFQGKTQMEVAEEIGISQAQVSRLEKSAIKQMNKTIQG
- the spoIIGA gene encoding sigma-E processing peptidase SpoIIGA, whose protein sequence is MVVYADVVWLLNACIDFLLLLLTATVLKKKIKRWRLVLGAFIGSTIVIFAFTPFASMMTHPIMKLLYSLLIVYTAFGFTTFRNYAQTVFTFYFVTFMVGGGLIGTHFFLQTNEMVNGLVQSQSISYGDPISWLFVIFGFPVIYYFSKKRIESVEVTKIHYDQIVKVKIQLAEEELELAGLIDSGNQLYDPLTKTPVMIMHVSSLEHCLPSWLTEQIYSKTEIPQIPENDSGWATKLRLIPFRAVGVESQFLWAIKPDSVQVDHEGSSIVVNKVLIGLNTQQLSTNGEYQCIVHPKMLISQKMVIA